In Brumimicrobium sp., the sequence CGTGTGGAATGTTTGCAGGCATAATGATACAATCACCTTTTTTCAAATTATGTAAATTACCTCCAATCGTTATTTCTGCTTCGCCATCCAAAATCTGCACAATGGCATCGTAAGGTGTTTTATGCTCTGATAAACCTTGTTCTTTGTCAAAAGAAAACAAGGTTAAATTTCCACCTTTGCTTTTAGTTATCTGTT encodes:
- a CDS encoding cupin domain-containing protein, translated to MATFEKEIIFNLENSIEYTDGGVISKQITKSKGGNLTLFSFDKEQGLSEHKTPYDAIVQILDGEAEITIGGNLHNLKKGDCIIMPANIPHALKAVERFKMLLTMIKEE